Proteins encoded in a region of the Trichosurus vulpecula isolate mTriVul1 chromosome 9, mTriVul1.pri, whole genome shotgun sequence genome:
- the PTPDC1 gene encoding protein tyrosine phosphatase domain-containing protein 1, producing the protein MQGSPRRLSAVNFLSTFFQGRRHSTSDPLLRLHQRRRNSVIEVLSSSSHRVMVAISSVSSAEINPTFPERKRSSRRPTPKYTKVGERLRHVIPGHVACSMACGGRACKYENPARWSDQEQAIKGIYSSWVTDSILAMARPSTELIEKYNIIEQFQSYGIKTIINLQRPGEHASCGNTLEPESGFTYLPEAFMEAGIYFYNFGWKDYGVASLTTILDMVKVMTFALQEGKVAIHCHAGLGRTGVLIACYLVFATRMTADQAIIFVRAKRPNSIQTRGQLLCVREFTQFLIPLRNVFSCCEPKAHAVTLSQYLIRQRHLLHGYEARLLKHVPKIIHLVCKLLLDLAENRQVIKEDILKVPDLSAEIEKTVSEMVTMQLDKELMRHVNDASLPAVTVAFENQDAVFSSEHEFDPLWKRRNVECLQPLTHLKRRLSYSDSDLKRAEFLLEQGETPWTVPTEVLLCCNLKQQQQHVSQACVQPSPPLDISKEALVRNTFSFWNQPKCSGLEGSRDEGSPLFHRRKIPKEIQRSRTFSSGFSGVHNSGELVTAKVANTPRTPSSLPQKADHYRYDPGSNWGQDPMACGGNYYVPQNCYTAPGAGCFVRSESQESNAPPQAMPLSIEARRVLAAKALANLNEFREEAEIKQKVEIWQKELNSRDGAWERICGERDPFILCGLMWSWVEQLKEPVITKEDVDLLVNNCADASEALSLLEKGQHQTILCILHCIVNLQTIPADVEEAFLAHAIKSFTKINFDSENGPVVYHTLKKIFKHALEEKRKITKEGSEHIS; encoded by the exons GAAGTTCACGACGTCCAACACCAAAATATACTAAAGTTGGGGAACGTTTGCGACATGTTATTCCTGGACATGTGGCATGTTCAATGGCATGTGGTGGTCGAGCCTGCAAGTACGAGAATCCAGCACGCTGGAGTGATCAGGAACAAGCCATCAAAGGGATTTATTCTTCCTG GGTCACAGATAGCATACTTGCAATGGCTCGACCATCAACTGAGCTAATTGAAAAGTACAACATCATTGAACAGTTTCAAAG CTATGgcataaaaacaataattaacCTTCAGCGACCTGGAGAGCATGCAAGCTGTGGGAACACACTAGAACCAGAAAGTGGCTTCACTTACCTCCCTGAAGCTTTCATGGAAGCTGGCA tttactTCTACAATTTTGGATGGAAGGACTATGGTGTAGCATCTCTCACTACCATCTTAGATATGGTGAAGGTGATGACATTTGCCTTACAGGAAGGGAAAGTAGCTATTCATTGTCATGCGGGGCTTGGTCGAACAG GTGTTTTAATAGCTTGTTACTTAGTTTTTGCGACAAGAATGACTGCAGATCAAGCGATTATTTTTGTTCGGGCAAAAAGGCCAAATTCGATACAAACAAGAGGCCAGTTATTATGTGTAAGGGAGTTCACTCAGTTTTTGATTCCTCTCCGCAATGTGTTTTCTTGCTGTGAGCCCAAAGCACATGCTGTTACTTTATCACAGTACTTAATTCGCCAGCGTCATTTACTTCATGGTTATGAAGCTCGACTTCTAAAGCACGTGCCAAAAATTATTCATCTGGTTTGCAAACTGCTGTTGGACTTAGCTGAAAACAGACAAGTGATAAAAGAGGACATTTTAAAGGTACCTGATCTCTCTGCTGAAATTGAAAAGACGGTTTCGGAGATGGTCACAATGCAGCTGGATAAAGAGTTAATGAGACATGTGAATGATGCATCCCTTCCAGCAGTGACAGTAGCTTTTGAGAACCAGGATGCTGTTTTCTCCAGTGAACATGAATTTGATCCTCTTTGGAAGAGGCGGAATGTTGAATGCCTTCAGCCTCTGACTCATCTGAAAAGAAGGCTCAGCTACAGTGACTCAGACTTAAAACGAGCTGAATTTCTTTTGGAGCAGGGGGAGACTCCATGGACAGTGCCTACTGAAGTCCTCCTGTGCTGTAACctcaagcagcagcagcagcatgtgAGCCAGGCTTGTGTTCAGCCATCGCCTCCACTGGACATCAGTAAAGAAGCTTTAGTCCGCAATACGTTTTCTTTCTGGAATCAGCCTAAATGTAGTGGTCTAGAAGGCTCTAGAGATGAGGGGTCACCACTTTTTCATAGGAGAAAGATCCCAAAGGAAATCCAGCGGAGTAGAACcttttcttcaggtttttcagGTGTGCACAACTCTGGGGAGTTAGTCACAGCCAAGGTCGCAAATACACCCAGGACACCAAGCAGCCTGCCCCAGAAAGCTGACCACTATAGGTATGACCCTGGCAGTAATTGGGGACAAGATCCCATGGCTTGTGGTGGGAATTACTATGTCCCTCAGAATTGTTACACTGCTCCTGGGGCAGGATGCTTTGTCAGATCTGAAAGCCAAGAAAGTAATGCCCCACCACAAGCAATGCCACTGAGTATTGAAGCACGAAGAGTGTTGGCAGCAAAAGCCCTGGCAAATTTGAATGAATTTAGAGAAGAGGCGGAAATAAAACAGAAGGTGGAAATTTGGCAG aaagaaTTGAATTCTCGAGATGGGGCTTGGGAAAGAATATGTGGAGAAAGAGATCCTTTCATACTGTGTGGCTTGATGTGGTCCTGGGTAGAGCAACTAAAGGAACCTGTTATAACCAAAGAGGATGTCGACCTGTTAGTCAACAACTGTGCCGATGCTTCAGAAGCACTTTCCTTACTAGAAAAG GGGCAACACCAGACTATTCTTTGTATCTTGCACTGTATAGTGAATTTGCAGACCATTCCAGCTGATGTAGAGGAAGCCTTCCTTGCCCATGCCATTAAATCTTTCACCAAG ATTAATTTTGATTCTGAAAATGGACCAGTGGTTTACCAcaccctgaaaaaaatatttaagcacgcattagaagaaaaaagaaagattacaaaagaaggatcagaacaCATCTCTTAA